One genomic region from Nymphaea colorata isolate Beijing-Zhang1983 chromosome 10, ASM883128v2, whole genome shotgun sequence encodes:
- the LOC116263226 gene encoding BTB/POZ domain-containing protein At3g08570-like: MVLENSFPSFKRSGAPNFCNPVSKRIFSDIAGDLTIDVDGQSFILHKFPLVTRSGKIRKLVADIKDLEMSKLELFNLPGGAEAFELAAKFCYGTNFEITTANVASLRCAAEYLEMTDDYLEENLVTRTEIYLNEIVMPSLEKSVEVLRTCENLGSFAEEVNIPNRCIEAVAMNACKEQLVSGLSHLDCNNGSSRVNISCQDWWIEDLSVLRIDHYQRVISAMRKVGIHQDSVSACLMHYAQSALKGIGKRQIWDHSRTKPNGRVLLEKEEKVVVETLASLLPTEKNASIPLSFLFGMLRMAITVDSTISCKLEMEKKIGSQLEMASLDDLLIPSLQTADSLFDVDTVHRILVNFLQRIEEEEPEEAQLGYESEGIASPSHSSILKVGRLIDGYLAEIAPDPYLKLQKFMAIIELLPDYARVVDDGVYRAIDIYLKAHPGMTENECRRLCKLIDCQKLSQEACNHAAQNERLPVQMTIQVLYFEQQRLKNALAGTFAEGFLSQRISSGVPSAAMSPRDNYASLRRENRELKLELSRLRMRLNDLEKEQVCMKQGMEKSAANRTFLTSISRGFGRIGLFGQPTVKRQKSSRKSQGVEGNHGRRRRNSLS, translated from the exons atgGTTCTCGAGAACTCTTTCCCTTCCTTCAAGCGCTCGGGGGCGCCGAATTTCTGCAATCCAGTGAGCAAAAG GATCTTTTCAGATATTGCTGGAGACTTAACAATTGATGTGGACGGCCAGTCATTTATCTTACATAAG TTCCCTTTGGTGACAAGAAGTGGAAAGATACGTAAACTGGTGGCGGACATCAAAGATTTAGAAATGTCCAAGTTGGAGCTTTTTAATCTTCCAGGGGGTGCTGAGGCATTTGAACTTGCAGCCAAGTTCTGCTATGGCACAAACTTCGAGATCACTACTGCAAACGTTGCATCTCTTCGTTGTGCTGCTGAATACTTGGAAATGACTGATGATTATTTAGAGGAGAACCTTGTTACTCGCACAGAAATCTACTTGAATGAAATAGTGATGCCAAGCCTTGAGAAGTCTGTTGAAGTTCTACGAACATGTGAGAATTTAGGTTCTTTTGCAGAGGAGGTGAATATTCCTAATAGATGCATTGAGGCAGTTGCAATGAATGCTTGCAAAGAGCAACTTGTATCAGGTTTGTCCCACTTAGATTGTAATAATGGGTCCAGCAGAGTGAATATAAGTTGTCAAGATTGGTGGATTGAAGATCTTTCTGTACTAAGGATAGATCATTACCAGAGAGTGATATCTGCCATGAGAAAAGTGGGTATTCATCAGGATAGTGTTTCGGCTTGCCTGATGCATTATGCACAGAGTGCCTTAAAGGGTATTGGGAAGCGCCAAATTTGGGATCATTCAAGGACAAAACCAAATGGTCGTGTCCTTCttgagaaagaggaaaaagttgTTGTGGAAACACTTGCCTCCCTGCTTCCTACTGAGAAAAATGCGTCTATTCCGCTGAGTTTTCTGTTTGGGATGCTAAGAATGGCCATAACGGTAGATTCAACAATTTCTTGTAAGCtggagatggagaagaagattggTTCTCAGCTGGAAATGGCCAGCCTTGATGACCTTCTTATTCCTTCATTGCAGACCGCTGATTCACTCTTTGACGTTGACACTGTCCACAGGATACTGGTAAATTTCTTGCAGAGGATTGAGGAGGAAGAGCCAGAGGAAGCCCAGCTTGGTTATGAATCCGAAGGCATTGCATCACCGAGCCACAGTTCAATACTGAAGGTTGGAAGGCTAATTGATGGATATCTTGCAGAAATTGCTCCAGATCCATATCTTAAACTTCAAAAGTTCATGGCAATTATTGAACTCTTGCCAGATTACGCACGGGTTGTTGACGATGGTGTCTATAGAGCCATTGATATATACTTGAAG GCGCATCCAGGCATGACTGAGAATGAGTGCAGGAGGCTCTGCAAGCTTATCGATTGCCAGAAGCTTTCCCAAGAGGCTTGCAACCATGCAGCTCAGAATGAACGCCTGCCCGTGCAAATGACTATTCAAGTTCTCTATTTTGAGCAGCAGCGATTGAAGAATGCACTTGCCGGAACCTTTGCTGAAGGGTTCTTGTCTCAGCGAATAAGCAGTGGCGTTCCAAGCGCAGCCATGTCTCCTCGGGATAACTATGCATCACTGAGGAGGGAAAACAGGGAATTGAAGCTGGAACTGTCCAGACTCAGGATGAGACTGAATGACTTGGAAAAGGAACAGGTATGCATGAAGCAAGGGATGGAGAAATCGGCCGCCAACCGGACTTTTTTGACGTCCATTTCTCGTGGGTTTGGTCGAATTGGCCTTTTCGGCCAGCCCACTGTAAAACGACAGAAAAGTTCAAGAAAATCTCAGGGTGTGGAGGGCAACCATGGCCGACGAAGACGAAATTCTCTATCCTAA